In Labilithrix sp., a genomic segment contains:
- a CDS encoding PilZ domain-containing protein translates to MSDPTKPHFRAHGRRPVRIAVTLRGERTAWERAGTVLDVHIAGAGVETDEPLVAGDRVTVAFATPTRWDPLVISAVVVWAHDRRPKDEVDVLGRPKQSARSGLAFDYESPESTLAMYEMIESIGFE, encoded by the coding sequence GTGTCGGATCCGACGAAACCGCACTTCCGCGCGCACGGCCGTCGTCCTGTCCGCATCGCGGTCACGCTGCGCGGCGAGCGCACGGCGTGGGAGCGCGCCGGCACGGTCCTCGACGTCCACATCGCCGGCGCGGGCGTGGAAACCGACGAGCCGCTCGTCGCGGGCGACCGCGTCACCGTCGCGTTCGCGACGCCGACGCGCTGGGACCCGCTCGTCATCAGCGCCGTCGTCGTGTGGGCCCACGACCGAAGGCCGAAGGACGAGGTCGACGTGCTCGGCCGCCCGAAGCAGAGCGCCCGCTCCGGCCTCGCGTTCGACTACGAGTCGCCGGAGTCGACCCTCGCGATGTACGAGATGATCGAGTCTATCGGCTTCGAGTGA